Below is a window of Vibrio gazogenes DNA.
ATATAGAGACAGACCAGACTAATCACCACGACGAAAACAGCAATCAACGCCGGGTGAAACATGACCTTTTCCGCCTCTGCATCCCGCATTTTTCCTAACTGGATATATAAAATCGTCGGTAACAAAACCACTTTCGAAATAAAAGCAGTCATCGACCAAAGGTACAAATCACTCGCGTCATAATGGTCAGCAATAACCACAAAGAGCAGTACCAACACCAAAGACTGACAGGCATATAGCCAAGATGCAGTTCTAGCCTGACGGGCAATCACCACAAAATAAGACGTGATGACTAACAATCCGGCAAGATTATTCATCATGAGATCATCCATTATGCATCTCCTATTGAAGCCATGTTGAAGCAATCACACTCGATAGCACCGACATTGCGATTAATACAACTAACGTTATTTTCATTGAACTGGGTAAGGGAGACATTCGCTCAACCGCTTCAGAAGGCTCACCGATAATAGTTCGGCCAAACCAATACAACAGCCAGCCAAATGTCGCGATAGACTCAACCAGCGCCAGAATCAACAGCGGCGTCAGCCAGGCATGTGTCGCAGAGAGATGGAATCCGGCCTCAAACAACGGAAATTTACTGAAGAAGCCATTCAATGGCGGAACCCCTGCGATTGCCATGGCAGCGATACAAAACGCAACGCCTAATAACGGTGATTTACGAATCACCCCTTTCAGTTGAGGAAGCATTCGGGTGCCGCAGGCATAGCTGAATGAGCCCGCAACAAAGAAGAACAAACATTTGGCAAAGGCATGGTTGAAGATGTAAGCAACACCGCTTTCCAGTGCCAGAGATGATCCCATCGCCGCCATCGAAAGTGCCAGAAAAATGTAGGCTAACTGGGTGATCGTTGAGTAAGCCAACAACCGCTTCATATCTTTCTGCGGCAAGTACATCAAAAAACCGTAGATCATGGTGATCATCGCCCCGACGATCCCGACGATCCCGACAACTTCAGGAATCGTGCCGGCAGACAGAATGCTGCGGGCAAAAATGTAAACACCGACTTTGACCATCGAAGCAGCATGCAAATAGGCACTAATCGGCGTCGGTGCATTCATCGCATCGGGAAGCCACATGTGCATCGGTAGTTGAGCCGATTTCCCCCACGCGGCAAACATGATGCCAAACAACACCACCATTTTGGCGATTGGGTTTAGCCCTGCAATTGCGGTCAGTTCAAACGTCCCCGCCTGAACAAACAGGGTCGCCGCAGCGATGAATAACCCCAATGAAGCAATATGAGTGACAATCAGGGCTTTCAGTGCCGAACGAAACGCCAACGGTGTCTGGTAATAACCGATCAGAGACCAAGAACAAGCCCCCGTAATTTCAAAGAACAGCAATTGCCCCAGAATGGTTGAAGAGAAGACCAGACCAGCCATAGCACCGATAAAGATCAGCAGAAACACATAATATCGTTTCGCGCCATGTTGTGCGTGTTCTTTGTTCCCGGCGCTCATATACCCCAGAGAATAGAACGCAACGATCAGCCCTAACCCGACAACAGCCACGGCGATCAGGGTGCTGACTTTATCGAAAACCAGACCAAAAATCAGGACATGTCCTACATGCAACAGAGGCACCGAAACCGCTTCGCCACCTGTCGAGAAAAAGAGATAAGACAATCCCCATGTTCCCAATGTCGCCAATACTGCAAAAAACTGACAAATCCACTTTGCAGACTGCTCAGAGGCAAACAAGATGAGTATTGCCCCCAGAAAAGGAAGT
It encodes the following:
- the hyfE gene encoding hydrogenase 4 membrane subunit, which codes for MMNNLAGLLVITSYFVVIARQARTASWLYACQSLVLVLLFVVIADHYDASDLYLWSMTAFISKVVLLPTILYIQLGKMRDAEAEKVMFHPALIAVFVVVISLVCLYIIQPVALPMVETLKPALAVSLAHFFIGLLCIITQRNILKQLFGYCLMENGSSLMLALVAHRAPHLLEIGITIDAIFAVIVMVILARLIFRRLNTLDVKQLTVLKG
- a CDS encoding hydrogenase 4 subunit D — protein: MEIIGLLTIGLPFLGAILILFASEQSAKWICQFFAVLATLGTWGLSYLFFSTGGEAVSVPLLHVGHVLIFGLVFDKVSTLIAVAVVGLGLIVAFYSLGYMSAGNKEHAQHGAKRYYVFLLIFIGAMAGLVFSSTILGQLLFFEITGACSWSLIGYYQTPLAFRSALKALIVTHIASLGLFIAAATLFVQAGTFELTAIAGLNPIAKMVVLFGIMFAAWGKSAQLPMHMWLPDAMNAPTPISAYLHAASMVKVGVYIFARSILSAGTIPEVVGIVGIVGAMITMIYGFLMYLPQKDMKRLLAYSTITQLAYIFLALSMAAMGSSLALESGVAYIFNHAFAKCLFFFVAGSFSYACGTRMLPQLKGVIRKSPLLGVAFCIAAMAIAGVPPLNGFFSKFPLFEAGFHLSATHAWLTPLLILALVESIATFGWLLYWFGRTIIGEPSEAVERMSPLPSSMKITLVVLIAMSVLSSVIASTWLQ